One genomic segment of Mesoterricola silvestris includes these proteins:
- a CDS encoding YeiH family protein → MPDATHPPSRLALPLLFAGGALALAPFTSAAAGLLGGALLGLTLGNARTRETQVWTHRLLPLAVIGLGAQMNLVAVAKAGLHGLGITALSIVLVLSLGLWLARTLKVDRDAGLLIAVGTAICGGSAIAAVAPVVRARAHQVSVALATVFLLNALALLLFPPIGHAMGLGQDGFGLWAALAIHDTSSVVGAGLAYGPRALEVATTVKLARALWIVPLTLFIGYLDARRRRKAAGGVPEAPDALPVKKPWFIAGFLAMAALVTWIPALRTPGHWIAFAAQRALVLTLFLIGAGLSRKALKEVGIRPLLQGVLLWLIVCVVGLIAVRSGVLA, encoded by the coding sequence ATGCCTGACGCCACCCATCCCCCTTCCCGCCTCGCCCTGCCCTTGCTTTTCGCCGGCGGCGCCCTGGCCCTGGCGCCCTTCACGTCCGCGGCGGCCGGCCTCCTGGGCGGCGCCCTCCTGGGCCTGACCCTGGGCAATGCGCGCACCCGCGAAACCCAGGTGTGGACCCATCGGCTCCTTCCCCTGGCCGTCATCGGACTGGGCGCCCAGATGAACCTCGTGGCCGTGGCCAAGGCCGGGCTCCACGGGCTGGGCATCACGGCCCTGAGCATCGTCCTGGTGCTGAGCCTGGGCCTCTGGCTGGCCCGCACCCTGAAGGTGGACCGGGATGCCGGCCTGCTCATCGCCGTGGGCACGGCCATCTGCGGCGGGAGCGCCATCGCCGCCGTGGCCCCCGTGGTGCGGGCCCGGGCCCACCAGGTCTCCGTGGCCCTGGCCACGGTCTTCCTGCTGAACGCCCTGGCCCTGCTCCTCTTCCCCCCCATCGGCCACGCCATGGGCCTGGGCCAGGACGGCTTCGGCCTCTGGGCGGCCCTGGCCATCCACGACACCAGCTCCGTGGTGGGCGCGGGCCTGGCCTACGGCCCCCGGGCCCTGGAGGTGGCCACCACCGTGAAGCTGGCCCGGGCCCTCTGGATCGTGCCCCTGACGCTGTTCATCGGCTACCTGGATGCCCGGCGGCGCCGCAAGGCCGCCGGCGGGGTGCCGGAGGCCCCGGACGCCCTGCCGGTGAAGAAGCCCTGGTTCATCGCCGGCTTCCTCGCCATGGCGGCCCTGGTCACCTGGATTCCCGCCCTGCGCACCCCCGGCCACTGGATCGCCTTCGCCGCCCAGCGGGCCCTGGTGCTCACGCTCTTCCTCATCGGCGCGGGCCTCAGCCGCAAGGCGTTGAAGGAGGTGGGCATCCGCCCCCTGCTGCAGGGCGTTCTGCTCTGGCTCATCGTCTGCGTCGTGGGGCTGATCGCGGTGCGGAGCGGCGTGCTGGCCTGA
- a CDS encoding TetR/AcrR family transcriptional regulator: protein MGTSAPTPHPDTRDSLLEAGLACFAKYGYDATSIRLIASMAGKNSSLIAYYFKSKEGLYREAFKYMLDRFRGCERLEPVEPPLADPKERLARHFRRLLNQVEDHLRSRNPVQQQAARLFLSEMQCPKEEVKDLILERIAPAVQEIRDCLKAIRPGMAEADLAFWGITLQGMCMALSLHREMNKLAWPCADHTLSLEVTADRLASFACKGLGEP from the coding sequence ATGGGCACCTCCGCCCCCACGCCCCACCCCGACACCCGGGATTCCCTCCTGGAGGCGGGGCTCGCCTGCTTCGCAAAGTATGGCTATGACGCGACTTCCATTCGGCTCATCGCGTCCATGGCCGGGAAGAACTCCTCCCTCATCGCCTACTACTTCAAGAGCAAGGAGGGCCTCTACCGGGAGGCCTTCAAGTACATGCTGGACCGGTTCCGCGGGTGCGAGCGCCTGGAGCCGGTGGAGCCGCCCCTGGCGGATCCCAAGGAGCGGCTGGCCCGCCATTTCCGGAGGCTCCTGAACCAGGTGGAGGATCACCTGCGCTCCCGGAACCCCGTGCAGCAGCAGGCGGCGAGGCTCTTCCTGAGCGAAATGCAGTGCCCCAAGGAGGAGGTCAAGGACCTGATCCTGGAACGCATCGCGCCGGCGGTGCAGGAGATCCGGGACTGCCTCAAGGCCATCCGGCCCGGGATGGCCGAGGCCGACCTCGCCTTCTGGGGCATCACCCTGCAGGGCATGTGCATGGCCCTCTCCCTCCACCGCGAAATGAACAAGCTCGCATGGCCCTGCGCCGATCACACCCTTTCCTTGGAGGTGACGGCGGACAGGCTCGCGAGCTTCGCCTGCAAAGGGCTCGGCGAGCCCTGA
- a CDS encoding LysR family transcriptional regulator has protein sequence MTLPSALDPRRLETFRVVADMGQVSAASRLLNLSQPAVTAQIRLLEAEAGQPLFTRHAGGVRLTEAGLRLLDYARRIHALLEEAVAAAALAGTPGGQLHLAASTTTAGHVLPGLFQGYGAHRRCGSVRLEVGNTEEVLAWVREGRVGLGMVEGLTRAPGVSLEPFLRDELVAVRPVHGPFAEIRSLRALVAAPLLWREEGSGTRTVVERAFAKAGLRVRPRDGDLILGDTEAIKTSVLAGLGIGFLSRWSIQSELRHGELEVIPVPDLAIHRTFSWVQGGGGLAGEAQAFLRWARSHPPSLAY, from the coding sequence ATGACCCTCCCTTCCGCCCTCGACCCCCGCCGCCTGGAAACCTTCCGGGTGGTCGCGGACATGGGCCAGGTGTCGGCCGCTTCGAGGCTGCTGAACCTGTCCCAGCCCGCCGTGACGGCCCAGATCCGCCTGCTGGAAGCCGAGGCGGGCCAGCCGCTGTTCACCCGCCATGCCGGGGGCGTGCGGCTCACGGAGGCGGGGCTGCGGCTCCTGGACTACGCCCGCCGGATCCACGCGCTGCTGGAGGAGGCCGTGGCGGCGGCGGCCCTGGCCGGCACCCCCGGCGGGCAGCTTCACCTGGCCGCCAGCACCACCACCGCCGGCCACGTCCTGCCGGGGCTGTTCCAGGGCTACGGGGCCCACCGCCGCTGCGGGAGCGTGCGCCTGGAGGTGGGCAACACCGAGGAGGTCCTGGCCTGGGTCCGGGAGGGCCGGGTGGGCCTGGGCATGGTGGAGGGGCTGACCCGGGCGCCGGGCGTGTCCCTGGAACCCTTCCTCCGGGACGAACTGGTGGCGGTGCGGCCGGTCCACGGCCCCTTCGCCGAGATCCGCTCCCTGCGGGCCCTGGTGGCGGCGCCCCTCCTCTGGCGCGAGGAAGGCTCCGGGACCCGCACGGTGGTGGAGCGGGCCTTCGCCAAGGCCGGCCTGAGGGTGAGGCCCCGGGACGGGGACCTGATCCTGGGGGACACCGAGGCCATCAAGACCAGCGTCCTGGCGGGCCTGGGCATCGGCTTCCTGTCCCGGTGGAGCATCCAGAGCGAATTGAGGCATGGCGAACTGGAGGTGATCCCCGTTCCGGACCTGGCCATCCACCGCACCTTCTCCTGGGTCCAGGGCGGGGGCGGCCTGGCGGGGGAGGCCCAGGCCTTCCTCCGCTGGGCCCGGAGCCATCCCCCGTCCCTGGCCTACTGA
- a CDS encoding DUF3187 family protein: protein MGPSLGALGLAAALSLGAQDLELGPAPTREMFPLYLATLVYKPVDPTPLGAGRWRVDVDHMRANVFEFSDIFKADAPPADSRVAVTRETAQAMAAAHPGLPVLFYFDEEVVRTSLSVRLGLSDRTDVWAEFPFVSQTGGGLDAPIEEFHRLGFEQFGRDRVRRDQVTVAIMAHGQLQFYTDQPVRARTQDPTFGLTHRLVAGPALELSVYAALKPPLTTQYGVFRSGWDHGLGLTARWRAAPDHVLYGGVGAIRRPRGTLAYSSIAFGRMSGGWGAHATWEYRRWKRFRPFIQLYAQSGFLPEQPYQKLHRPSLQHDLGCRWFLGAKTALTLRYLNNITHNENTADMGIGMSLTVLL from the coding sequence ATGGGCCCCTCCCTGGGGGCCCTCGGCCTGGCGGCGGCCCTTTCCCTGGGGGCCCAGGATCTGGAGCTCGGACCGGCGCCCACCCGGGAGATGTTCCCCCTCTACCTGGCCACCCTGGTCTACAAGCCGGTGGATCCCACGCCCCTGGGGGCGGGCCGGTGGCGGGTGGACGTGGACCACATGCGGGCCAATGTCTTCGAATTCTCCGATATCTTCAAGGCCGACGCGCCGCCGGCCGATAGCCGGGTGGCGGTCACCCGGGAGACCGCGCAGGCCATGGCCGCCGCCCACCCCGGCCTGCCCGTCCTCTTTTACTTCGACGAGGAGGTGGTGCGCACCTCCCTGAGCGTCCGCCTGGGCCTTTCGGACCGCACGGACGTCTGGGCGGAATTCCCCTTCGTCAGCCAGACCGGGGGCGGCCTGGACGCCCCCATCGAGGAGTTCCACCGCCTGGGCTTCGAACAGTTCGGCCGGGACCGGGTCCGCCGGGACCAGGTCACCGTGGCCATCATGGCCCACGGCCAGCTGCAGTTCTACACCGACCAGCCGGTCCGCGCCCGCACCCAGGACCCCACCTTCGGGCTCACGCACCGGCTGGTGGCGGGGCCCGCCCTGGAGCTATCGGTCTACGCCGCCCTGAAACCCCCGCTCACCACCCAGTACGGGGTCTTCCGCTCCGGATGGGACCACGGCCTGGGCCTCACGGCCCGGTGGCGGGCGGCGCCGGACCACGTGCTCTACGGCGGCGTGGGGGCCATCCGCCGGCCCCGGGGCACCCTCGCCTACAGCAGCATCGCCTTCGGCCGCATGTCCGGCGGCTGGGGGGCCCACGCCACCTGGGAGTACCGGCGCTGGAAGCGGTTCCGGCCCTTCATCCAGCTCTACGCCCAGAGCGGCTTCCTGCCGGAACAGCCCTACCAGAAGCTGCACCGCCCCAGCCTCCAGCACGATCTGGGCTGCCGCTGGTTCCTGGGCGCGAAGACCGCGCTCACCCTCCGGTACCTCAACAACATCACCCATAACGAGAACACCGCGGACATGGGGATCGGGATGAGCCTCACGGTCCTGCTCTAG
- a CDS encoding carbohydrate porin has translation MKLLFALCCALPALLAQEPGAWQVHGQATTVTQTHGAFPSPYQGPDSLRPVREEATSFTTTLMTGWRPLGGTELYLDLEGAAGKGVSSVLGMAGAPNGETYRVGNPGFRASVARVLVRQTFDLGGEARKVEDDAHQLAGPRSARRLVVHAGKFSVMDVFDANAYAHDPRTQFLNWTLMGHGAWDYPADTRGYTWGAAAELYWDDWAARWGRFAEPREANQLEMDPSLVRAHGDALEMEHDHSLGGLPGALRVMAFRNTARMGNYRESLAGAVPPDITSTRADGRTKSGWGLNAEQAVTPEAGLFARWSWSDGRTESWAFTEVDRSVSAGLSLRGAAWGRPQDRLGLAFVQNGLSADHRDYLAAGGLGFLLGDGRLTYGPERIAEATYALAVGRYLTASLDVQRCWNPGYNEDRGPVTLWALRLHLGI, from the coding sequence ATGAAGCTCCTGTTCGCCCTCTGCTGCGCCCTGCCCGCCCTCCTGGCCCAGGAACCCGGTGCCTGGCAGGTCCACGGCCAAGCCACCACCGTCACCCAGACCCACGGCGCCTTCCCCAGCCCCTACCAGGGACCCGATTCCCTGCGGCCGGTGCGGGAGGAGGCCACCTCCTTCACCACCACCCTCATGACCGGTTGGCGGCCCCTGGGGGGCACCGAGCTGTACCTTGATCTGGAGGGCGCCGCGGGGAAGGGGGTCAGCAGCGTCCTGGGCATGGCCGGCGCCCCCAATGGGGAGACCTACCGGGTGGGCAACCCCGGATTCCGGGCCTCCGTGGCCCGGGTCCTGGTGCGCCAGACCTTCGATCTGGGCGGCGAAGCCCGGAAGGTCGAGGACGACGCCCACCAGCTTGCCGGCCCCCGGTCCGCGCGGCGCCTGGTGGTCCACGCCGGCAAGTTCAGCGTCATGGACGTGTTCGACGCCAACGCTTACGCCCACGACCCCCGCACCCAGTTCCTCAACTGGACGCTCATGGGGCACGGCGCCTGGGACTACCCGGCCGACACCCGGGGCTACACCTGGGGCGCCGCGGCGGAACTGTACTGGGATGACTGGGCGGCCCGCTGGGGCCGCTTCGCCGAACCCCGGGAAGCCAACCAACTGGAAATGGACCCCAGCCTGGTCCGGGCCCACGGCGATGCCCTGGAAATGGAGCATGACCACAGCCTCGGCGGCCTCCCGGGCGCCCTGCGGGTGATGGCCTTCCGGAACACCGCCCGCATGGGGAACTACCGGGAGAGCCTGGCCGGCGCCGTCCCCCCCGATATCACGTCCACCCGGGCCGATGGCCGCACCAAATCCGGGTGGGGGCTCAACGCCGAACAGGCCGTCACCCCGGAGGCGGGCCTTTTCGCCCGGTGGAGCTGGAGCGACGGCCGCACCGAATCCTGGGCCTTCACGGAAGTGGACCGGTCGGTATCCGCCGGCCTTTCCCTCCGGGGCGCGGCCTGGGGCCGGCCCCAGGATCGCCTGGGCCTGGCCTTCGTGCAGAACGGCCTGAGCGCGGACCACCGGGACTACCTGGCGGCGGGCGGCCTGGGGTTCCTCCTGGGGGACGGCCGGCTCACCTACGGCCCGGAGCGCATCGCCGAAGCGACCTACGCCCTCGCCGTGGGCCGGTACCTCACCGCCAGCCTGGATGTCCAGCGGTGCTGGAACCCCGGCTACAACGAGGACCGGGGCCCCGTGACCTTGTGGGCTCTGCGCCTCCACCTTGGCATCTGA
- a CDS encoding RNA polymerase sigma factor — MPAQDFETIHATLRPRVVSFLRRLAGPEEAEDLAQEVFLKVHRGLPEFRGESKVSTWVFQIAARHALDHLRRRVAPCVQPQAEFDCAPAPGEAGPVMDEMNTCVRDMVAALPTDYRIMLSLCELKEFRIGEIAALLGISEGAAKIRLHRARALLRTRMEKGCRILLDERAELQCDRKAP; from the coding sequence ATGCCAGCCCAGGATTTCGAGACGATCCATGCCACCCTCCGGCCCAGGGTCGTCTCCTTTCTGCGTCGCCTGGCTGGGCCCGAAGAAGCCGAGGACCTGGCCCAGGAGGTGTTCCTCAAGGTCCACCGGGGACTCCCTGAATTCCGGGGGGAGAGCAAGGTGTCCACCTGGGTGTTCCAGATCGCCGCCCGCCACGCCCTGGACCACCTCCGGCGCCGGGTCGCCCCGTGCGTCCAGCCCCAGGCCGAGTTCGACTGCGCGCCGGCCCCTGGGGAGGCCGGACCGGTCATGGACGAGATGAACACCTGCGTCCGGGACATGGTCGCTGCCCTCCCCACGGACTACCGGATCATGCTCAGCCTCTGCGAACTCAAGGAATTCCGCATCGGGGAGATCGCGGCCCTCCTTGGCATTTCGGAGGGCGCCGCCAAGATCCGCCTGCACCGGGCCCGGGCCCTGCTTCGGACGCGCATGGAGAAGGGCTGCCGCATCCTGCTGGATGAGCGGGCCGAGCTCCAGTGCGACCGGAAGGCCCCCTGA
- a CDS encoding efflux RND transporter permease subunit: MVNFFIDRPIFAWVVAIVMMLAGLLAIKTLPVSQYPPVAPPAISVDAFYPGASAKTVENTVTQIIEQKMTGLDRLLYMSANSDSAGHGSVTLTFQPGTDPDVAWAKVQNKLELAKPLMPQVVQQMGITVSKATKNFFMIVSLTSSNGSMNADDLRDYMASNIENVLSRVEGVGEVTSFGTQYSMRIWLNPDRMVGYKLTPDDVRQAVKAYNAQVSAGQAGGLPALKDQRLNVTVNVQELLQTPEQFGAIPLRINPDGSTIRLKDVARTELGTESYESDTQLNGKPAAGMIIRLASGANALDTSKLIKAKMDTLATYFPDGVRAEYPYETTPFVSVAIEEVVKTLVEAVVLVFLVMLLFLGNFRATLIPTIAVPVVLLGTFAVLQYAGMTINMLTMFAMVLAIGLLVDDAIVVVENVERIMHEEGLSPLEATRKSMGQITGALVGIGLVLSAVFGPMAFFGGSTGIIFRQFSFTLITAMMLSVVVALVLTPSLCVSFLKPVAKGHEAAETGWSVTRPFFLWFDKVYNRLNAFFVAQLGRVLANRVRYVVIYGLIVAGTGLLFSRLPTAFLPEEDQGILMTMIQLPAGSTMEQTQKVMTEVQQHFLVDQKDAVASCMTVAGYSMAGRGQNNGMAFVKLKDWKLRNRPDLKAEAVVGRAMRAFGPRRDAMVFAFAPPAILELGNATGFDFQLQDRGGVGHEKLMAARNQLLGLAAQNPALKAVRPNGLDDQPEYNVRVNQDHAGALGVSLPVINDTLASAWGASYVNDFINRGRVKRVYMQADAPFRSQLEDLNKLYVPSRSGTMVPFSAFSTGEWSYGSPNLQRYNSFPAIDILGEPAKGKSTGEAMLAMEELAAKLPQGIGFEWTGLSYQERQAGSQAPALYAVSVLVIFLCLAALYESWTIPFSILLILPLGVMGAVAATWSRGLSSDVYFQIGLLTTLGLAAKNAILIVQFAQEQMAQGVGLLEAAMEASRLRLRPILMTSLAFTFGVLPMAITRGAGAAAQNAIGTGVIGGMISSTVIAVFYIPLAFILVTQFFKKKRPASGSTGEGQC, translated from the coding sequence ATGGTCAATTTCTTCATCGACCGGCCCATCTTCGCCTGGGTCGTCGCCATCGTCATGATGCTCGCGGGGCTCCTGGCCATCAAGACGCTCCCGGTATCCCAGTACCCCCCCGTGGCGCCCCCGGCCATTTCCGTGGACGCCTTCTACCCGGGCGCCTCCGCCAAGACCGTCGAGAACACCGTCACCCAGATCATCGAGCAGAAGATGACCGGCCTGGACCGGCTCCTCTACATGTCGGCCAACAGCGACAGCGCGGGCCACGGCAGCGTGACCCTCACCTTCCAGCCCGGCACCGACCCCGACGTGGCCTGGGCCAAGGTGCAGAACAAGCTCGAACTGGCCAAGCCCCTCATGCCCCAGGTCGTGCAGCAGATGGGCATCACGGTTTCCAAGGCCACCAAGAACTTCTTCATGATCGTCTCCCTCACGTCCAGCAACGGCAGCATGAACGCCGACGACCTGCGGGACTACATGGCCTCGAACATCGAGAACGTGCTGAGCCGGGTGGAGGGCGTGGGCGAGGTGACCTCCTTCGGCACGCAGTACTCCATGCGCATCTGGCTCAACCCGGACCGCATGGTGGGCTACAAGCTCACCCCCGACGACGTGCGCCAGGCCGTGAAGGCCTACAATGCCCAGGTCTCGGCGGGCCAGGCCGGGGGACTCCCGGCCCTCAAGGACCAGCGGCTCAACGTCACCGTCAACGTCCAGGAGCTTCTCCAGACCCCCGAGCAGTTCGGGGCGATCCCCCTGCGCATCAACCCGGACGGGTCCACCATCCGCCTGAAGGACGTGGCCCGCACGGAGCTGGGCACCGAGTCCTACGAGAGCGACACCCAGCTCAACGGCAAGCCCGCGGCGGGCATGATCATCCGCCTGGCCTCGGGGGCGAACGCCCTGGACACGTCGAAACTCATCAAGGCCAAGATGGACACCCTGGCCACCTACTTCCCCGACGGCGTCCGGGCGGAATACCCGTACGAGACCACGCCCTTCGTCTCCGTGGCCATCGAGGAGGTGGTCAAGACCCTCGTCGAGGCGGTGGTCCTGGTCTTCCTGGTCATGCTGCTCTTCCTGGGGAACTTCAGGGCCACCCTGATCCCCACCATCGCGGTGCCGGTGGTGCTCCTGGGCACCTTCGCGGTGCTGCAGTACGCGGGCATGACCATCAACATGCTCACCATGTTCGCCATGGTGCTGGCCATCGGGCTCCTGGTGGACGACGCCATCGTGGTGGTGGAGAACGTCGAGCGCATCATGCACGAGGAGGGGCTGTCGCCCCTGGAGGCCACGCGGAAATCCATGGGCCAGATCACGGGCGCCCTGGTGGGCATCGGCCTGGTCCTTTCGGCGGTGTTCGGCCCCATGGCCTTCTTCGGCGGGTCCACGGGCATCATCTTCCGGCAGTTCTCCTTCACGCTGATCACCGCCATGATGCTTTCGGTGGTGGTGGCCCTGGTGCTGACGCCCTCCCTGTGCGTGAGCTTCCTCAAGCCCGTGGCCAAGGGGCATGAGGCCGCCGAGACGGGGTGGTCGGTGACGCGGCCCTTCTTCCTGTGGTTCGACAAGGTCTACAACCGGCTCAACGCCTTCTTCGTCGCCCAGCTGGGGCGGGTCCTGGCCAACCGGGTGCGCTACGTCGTCATCTACGGCCTCATCGTGGCCGGCACCGGGCTGCTCTTCAGCCGGCTGCCCACCGCGTTCCTGCCCGAGGAGGACCAGGGCATCCTCATGACCATGATCCAGCTGCCCGCGGGTTCCACCATGGAGCAGACCCAGAAGGTGATGACCGAGGTGCAGCAGCACTTCCTGGTGGACCAGAAGGACGCCGTGGCCTCGTGCATGACCGTGGCCGGATACAGCATGGCGGGCCGGGGCCAGAACAACGGCATGGCCTTCGTCAAGCTCAAGGACTGGAAGCTGCGGAACCGTCCGGACCTCAAGGCCGAGGCCGTGGTGGGCCGGGCCATGCGGGCCTTCGGTCCCCGGCGGGACGCCATGGTCTTCGCCTTCGCGCCCCCGGCCATCCTGGAGCTGGGCAACGCCACCGGCTTCGATTTCCAGCTCCAGGACCGCGGCGGCGTGGGCCACGAGAAGCTCATGGCGGCCCGCAACCAGCTCCTGGGCCTCGCGGCCCAGAACCCCGCCCTCAAGGCGGTGCGTCCCAACGGCCTGGACGACCAGCCCGAGTACAACGTGCGGGTCAACCAGGACCACGCCGGCGCGCTGGGGGTCTCCCTTCCCGTGATCAACGACACGCTGGCCAGCGCCTGGGGCGCCTCGTACGTGAACGACTTCATCAACCGCGGCCGGGTCAAGCGCGTCTACATGCAGGCCGACGCCCCCTTCCGCAGCCAGCTGGAGGACCTGAACAAGCTCTACGTCCCCAGCCGCTCCGGCACCATGGTGCCCTTCTCGGCCTTCTCCACCGGCGAGTGGTCCTACGGCTCGCCCAACCTGCAGCGCTACAACAGCTTCCCGGCCATCGACATCCTGGGCGAACCCGCCAAGGGCAAGAGCACCGGCGAGGCCATGCTGGCCATGGAGGAACTCGCCGCCAAGCTGCCCCAGGGCATCGGCTTCGAATGGACCGGCCTCTCCTACCAGGAGCGCCAGGCGGGTTCCCAGGCCCCGGCCCTGTACGCGGTGTCGGTGCTGGTCATCTTCCTGTGCCTGGCCGCGCTCTACGAGAGCTGGACGATCCCCTTCTCCATCCTGCTCATCCTGCCCCTGGGCGTCATGGGCGCGGTGGCGGCCACCTGGTCCCGGGGGCTCTCCAGCGACGTCTACTTCCAGATCGGCCTGCTGACCACCCTGGGCCTGGCCGCCAAGAACGCCATCCTCATCGTGCAGTTCGCCCAGGAGCAGATGGCCCAGGGAGTGGGTCTCCTGGAGGCGGCGATGGAGGCCTCGCGCCTGCGCCTGCGGCCCATCCTCATGACCTCCCTGGCCTTCACCTTCGGGGTGCTGCCCATGGCCATCACCCGCGGGGCCGGGGCCGCCGCCCAGAACGCCATCGGCACCGGCGTCATCGGCGGGATGATCTCGTCCACGGTCATCGCCGTGTTCTACATCCCCCTGGCCTTCATCCTGGTCACCCAATTCTTCAAGAAAAAGCGCCCGGCTTCCGGGTCCACCGGAGAGGGACAATGCTGA
- a CDS encoding putative zinc-binding protein yields the protein MSETITLEPAKASCGLCEAYATRESVKPIVVMSCEGACLRGELARLAANLICDELAPDRTARLCLGGAFTKDTGQRNLARLAERVVAIEGCPTDCGSRMMRAVLPGLQVEVFHLEGAHFDPHLFSIRELAEAERKACANDIAQVVALKL from the coding sequence ATGTCCGAAACCATCACCCTGGAGCCCGCCAAGGCCTCCTGCGGCCTCTGCGAGGCCTACGCCACAAGGGAATCCGTCAAGCCCATCGTCGTCATGTCCTGCGAAGGAGCCTGCCTGAGGGGGGAACTGGCCCGGCTCGCGGCCAACCTGATCTGCGACGAATTGGCCCCTGATCGCACGGCACGGCTCTGCCTGGGCGGGGCCTTCACCAAGGACACGGGCCAGCGCAACCTGGCGCGCTTGGCGGAGCGGGTCGTGGCCATTGAAGGTTGCCCCACGGACTGCGGTTCCCGCATGATGCGAGCCGTTCTGCCGGGCTTGCAGGTGGAGGTGTTCCACCTGGAGGGGGCCCATTTCGATCCACATCTCTTCTCCATCCGGGAACTGGCTGAAGCTGAAAGAAAAGCCTGCGCGAATGACATCGCGCAGGTTGTTGCCCTGAAGCTATAA
- a CDS encoding efflux transporter outer membrane subunit → MLKPIQGLPLILLAALGGCMSMAPRYKTPPRPTPSQWPEGPAYAPSGAPAKPAADVAWQDFYVDAKLRKVLTLALAHNPDLRIAALNTEKVRGAYRIQRAELLPSINAAAAGTRQRVPASVSSTGKDLIAEQDSVTVGVTAWELDFFGRVRSLKNQALEQYLATEQAQASARISLLAEVSNLYLTLAADRDALRLAKETFASQEATHTLTQRRFQAGIASELDARRVEVSMETARVDVASATRLVALDENALTFLVGAPVPADCQPAGLEGVAPLQDFTPGLPSDVLMARPDIRMAENQLRAANANIGAARAAFFPRISLTTGIGTMGSELSGLFKSGSDTWSFSPQVVLPLFNTGATKAGLDVAKADRDIRLAQYEKAVQAGFREVADTLAQRGTLGEQLAAQESLTRALERTFQLAKARYEAGADGYLGVLDAQRSLFGAQQGLIALRRARAANLVTLYKVLGGGLREKAAGTGSH, encoded by the coding sequence ATGCTGAAACCGATCCAGGGTCTCCCCCTTATCCTCCTCGCGGCCCTGGGGGGCTGCATGTCCATGGCGCCGCGGTACAAGACGCCGCCCCGGCCCACCCCGTCCCAGTGGCCGGAAGGCCCCGCCTACGCGCCCTCCGGCGCCCCGGCGAAACCGGCCGCGGACGTGGCCTGGCAGGACTTCTACGTGGACGCGAAGCTGCGCAAGGTGCTCACCCTCGCCCTGGCCCACAACCCCGACCTCCGCATCGCCGCGCTGAACACGGAAAAGGTGCGGGGCGCCTACCGCATCCAGCGGGCGGAACTGCTGCCTTCCATCAACGCCGCGGCGGCGGGAACCCGGCAGCGGGTCCCCGCCAGCGTCTCCTCCACGGGCAAGGACCTCATCGCCGAGCAGGACTCGGTCACCGTGGGCGTCACCGCCTGGGAACTGGACTTCTTCGGCCGGGTCCGGAGCCTCAAGAACCAGGCCCTGGAACAGTACCTCGCCACCGAACAGGCCCAGGCCAGCGCGCGCATCTCGCTCCTGGCCGAGGTGAGCAACCTGTACCTGACCCTGGCCGCGGACCGGGACGCCCTGCGCCTGGCCAAGGAGACCTTCGCCAGCCAGGAAGCGACCCACACGCTCACCCAGCGCCGGTTCCAGGCGGGCATCGCCTCGGAGCTGGACGCCCGCCGGGTGGAAGTGAGCATGGAAACCGCGCGGGTGGATGTGGCCAGCGCCACCCGCCTGGTGGCCCTGGACGAGAACGCCCTCACCTTCCTGGTGGGCGCGCCGGTTCCTGCGGACTGCCAACCCGCCGGACTCGAGGGCGTGGCCCCCCTCCAGGACTTCACCCCCGGCCTCCCCTCGGACGTGCTCATGGCCCGCCCGGACATCCGCATGGCCGAGAACCAGCTCAGGGCGGCCAACGCCAATATCGGCGCCGCCCGGGCCGCCTTCTTCCCGCGCATCTCCCTCACCACCGGCATCGGCACCATGGGCAGCGAACTTTCCGGCCTCTTCAAGTCCGGTTCCGACACCTGGTCCTTCTCGCCCCAGGTGGTCCTGCCCCTCTTCAACACCGGCGCCACCAAGGCGGGCCTGGATGTGGCCAAGGCCGACCGGGACATCCGCCTGGCCCAGTATGAGAAGGCCGTGCAGGCGGGGTTCCGGGAAGTGGCCGACACCCTGGCCCAGCGGGGCACCCTGGGTGAGCAGCTGGCCGCCCAGGAGTCCCTCACCCGGGCCCTGGAGCGCACCTTCCAGCTGGCCAAGGCCCGCTACGAAGCCGGCGCCGACGGCTACCTGGGCGTCCTGGACGCCCAGCGGTCGCTCTTCGGGGCGCAGCAGGGCCTCATCGCCCTGCGGCGGGCCCGGGCCGCGAACCTGGTGACCCTCTACAAGGTCCTGGGCGGCGGCCTGCGCGAGAAGGCGGCGGGAACCGGGAGTCACTGA